AATACTTCGTGCGGTTTTAGGGCGATGCTGGTCACCGCGGGAGGATGATAGTGGCTTCGTGGATGACAGAGGTTTGCAGTCGATTCATAGGACGTTAGTTTTCTCGAACAATCAACATTCAACCACAGGCTTCGACGATGAACCCGCGGCTTCTCGACTATTTACAACGCATCCTTAACGCTCGGGTCTATGACATCGCGATTGAATCAGCTCTCGATCGCGCCACGAAGTTATCTGCCCGCCTGGGCAATCATGTTTGGCTAAAACGAGAGGACACTCAGCCGGTTCACAGTTTCAAATTGCGTGGTGCCTATAACAAGATGGCACATCTCACTCCGCAGCAGCTCGCCAATGGGGTGATCTGTTCGTCCGCCGGGAACCACGCCCAAGGGGTCGCGATGAGTGCCCAGCGGCTTGGGTGTGAGGCCCACATTGTGATGCCGGTGACGACACCGAAGCTGAAGTCAGATGCCGTCCGCGACCTCGGTGGGCAAGTCGTTTTGTTTGGCGATAGCTACAGCGAGGCATTCGCCCATGCCATCGAGCTACAAAAAGAGCATGGCTATTTGTTTGTCCACCCGTTCGATGATCCTGATGTTATCGCGGGGCAAGGGACCATCGGGATGGAGATCCTTCGCCAGCACCAGCACCCGATTCACGCGGTGTTCGTTGCAATTGGTGGTGGCGGTCTGATATCCGGAGTCGCCGCCTACATCAAAGCCGTGCGGCCCGAAATTAAAGTCATTGGGGTGCAGATGTCAGACTCCGATGCGATGGTTCAATCTGTCAAAGCGGGCCAAAAAGTCGTGCTAACCGATGTCGGATTGTTTTCCGATGGGACGGCGGTCAAAGCGGTCGGTGAAGAGACTTTGCAAATGGCTTCCGAGCTGGTCGATGACTATGTCGTGGTCGATACCGATGCCGTTTGCGCGGCGATCAAAGACGCATTCGAGGACACACGCAGCATTTTAGAGCCTGCCGGCGCGATGGGGATCGCAGGATTGAAGCAGTACGCCGCACGGCATGAACTACACGACGAAACGCTGATCGCGATCACCTGTGGCGCGAACATGAATTTCGATCGTCTACGCTTCGTGGCCGACCGCGCCGAAGCGGGGGAAGAACGCGAAGCATTGTTCGCCGTCACCATTCCCGAGCAACGCGGTAGCCTGAAACGGCTTTGCAAGACGATCAGCGAAAGGAATGTGACGGAGTTTAGCTATCGTATCTCCGATGAATCCGAAGCTCATGTGCTGGTCGGATTGTCGATCAAGAATCGTGCTGAAGTCGATACGATCTGTCAGGCTCTCGCCGAGCAAGATTTCGCCACGCTCAGCCTCGCAGATGATGACCTATCGAAAGAGCACTTGCGCTACATGGTCGGCGGGCGAAGCCACCGGGGTGGGGCCGAACGGTTGTATCGATTCGAATTTCCCGAACGTCCCGGTGCTCTGATGTTGTTTCTATCGCGCATGCATTCGGATTGGAACATCAGCCTGTTTCACTACCGAAATCATGGCGCCGACTATGGCCGTATTTTGGTTGGCATCCAGATCCCCGACGATGACCTGAAACCGTTTCAAGAGTTCTTGGATCAGTTGGGTTATCGATACACGGATGAAACGGCAAATCCGGTTTATCATTTGTTCCTGCGATAGATCCACCGCATGATGAAAGTCCGCATTTCACGTAAGGCAGACGTTTTTGATCTGTGTGTTTTCAGGTTTCTGATCATTCCTTTTTAGAACCGTTGGATAACAAACGATGACGCTACGCTCAACAACCATCGTCCATCCATGGCACGGCGTTTCACCGGGCGACGAAGCTCCTGAAATTGTCAACGTGATTGTTGAAATTCCGCTGGGCGGAAACATCAAATATGAATTGGACAAAGCATCGGGTTTGCTGAAAGTTGACCGAGTGTTGTTTTCGGCAGTTCATTATCCGGCGAACTACGGATTCATCCCAGGAACTTTTGCTGACGATGATGATCCGCTTGATGTGATGGTGCTGTGCCAGGAACCCGTGGTTCCGCTGGCTTTGATGCAAGTGCGGCCGATCGGGCTGATGACGATGATCGATGAAGGTAGGCGTGACCACAAGGTGATCGCGGTTGCGACAAAGGACGCGGAGTATTGCGACTTTCGCGAACTTGATGACCTCCCGCATCATCGGTTGGATATGGTCCGCCGTTTTTTTATGGACTACAAGACGCTTGAAAACAAAGATGTCGAAGTCGAAGGTTTCTCACCAGCCAGCGTTGCCCATCAAGTGATCAACGAGTCGATTCAAGGCTATCGCGACAAGTTCTTGAACAAATAAACTGTTTCCTGAGACAACGGTTTCTCGGACACAGGCAATCGCAGTACAGACATCAAATTAGTTTTGCGTCGATCGGCGTTTGGCGTCGTGGTCGGATACAATGGGGCGATCGAATTCTGAGGCGTTGCATTGGACGCCTCGTGCAATCAGCCAAATTGCAAAGCGATCTATTCTCCTCCCAATTTTACGCCACTGATGTCTGCAACGCGATTCTTGCTTTGTACGTTTACGCTCTATCTGTCCCTGGGGTCCTATTTGCCTGCGGCGGATCCGTTCGAGGTTGATGTCCTCGTCGATGCCGGAGAGTCCACAGGACAATTGAAGCCGATCTGGCGGTTTTTTGGTGCTGACGAACCGAACTATGCGACAATGAAAGACGGTCAAAAGCTGCTTTCAGACATCGGTTTGCTTCGTCCCCAAGAAGTATTCTTTCGTGCTCATAACTTGTTGACATCAGGTGACGGGACCCCAGCTTTGAAATGGGGATCGACGGATGTGTACAGCGAAACCGAAGACGGGCAGCCGCAATACAACTGGAAAATCGTCGACGGCATTTTTGACTCGTATCTGCAGCGTGGTGTTCGTCCCTATGCGCAGATTGGCTTTATGCCACGAGAGCTTTCTTCGAAACCAGAACCCTATCGACACGAATGGCGTCCAGGGATGCCATACGAACAGGTTTTTACCGGGTGGAGTTACCCGCCGAAAGACTATGACAAATGGAGCGAGCTAGTTTACCAGTGGGTGAAACACTGCGTCGAACGCTATGGTCGCGAAGAAGTCGAATCATGGTATTGGCAGACTTGGAACGAAGCCAACATTGGGGCTCCGAATCGGCCAGGGTATTTCACCGGCAGTAACGAAGAGTTCCACAAACTGCACGACTATGCGATCGCGGGAGTACGACGCGCTCTTCCAACCGCGCGCGTGGGAGGTCCGGATTCTGCTGGAAGCGGTGGGCGATGGACTCGAGAATTCTTTGAGCACTGTTTGAGCGGCACCAACTACGCGAGCGGTGAAGTCGGGACGCCACTCGATTTCGTCTCGTTTCACGCCAAGGGGGCGCCCCAGTTTGTCGACGGTCACATTCGTATGGGGATTTCGAATCAATTGAGGACGATTGACGATGGTTTTCAGATCGTCGCATCATTCCCACAATTGCGTTCGACGCCGATTGTGATTGGTGAGTCCGACCCGGAAGGCTGCGCCGCATGCCAAGGACCGATGTTTTCCTATCGCAATGGAACGGTCTATTCCAGCTATACCGCCGCCAGTTTTGCGCGGAAGCATGACCTAGCGGATCGGCACGGTGTCAATTTGGAAGGCGCCCTGTCGTGGTCTTTCACCTTTGAAGACCAGCCATATTTTGCAGGCTTTCGCCAGATGGCTAGCAACGGATTGGCATTGCCGGTTTTCAATGTCATGCGAATGTTTAGCCAGATGGGAGAGCAGCGGGTGAAGGCGACCAGCAACCATCAGTTATCGCTGGACGAGATCATGTCATCAGGCGTCCGTGGAAAGGCGGATGTTGGAACCATCGCCAGTCTCGACCAGCAGCGGCAACAACTATCGATCATGGTATGGCATTACCACGACGATGACATTGACGGTGCAGACGCGGCTGTAACCCTCCAAGTTTCTGGACTTCCGATGTCGATCGAGAACGCGGCGCTTTCACATTACCGCGTCGATGAAGATCACAGCAATTCCTATGCGGAGTGGAGGAAGATGGGATCGCCCGTTGCACCCAATAGCCGTCAGTACAACCAACTGCAGACTGCTTCAATGCTAACTCGCCTTCAGGGATCACCTGCCGATGTTGACGTCCAGCAAGGCAATGCAAGTCTCTCCTTTGTTTTACCAAGACAAGGCGTCTCGCTGGTTGTCTTGAAATGGTAGTGTGACCGGCTACGGTCTGGGTGTTAGCTTTTCAAGTTCTTCGAGTCGTTTTAGCACGAAGGGTGTGTCACCGGCGATGATTTTTGTAACCAGCTCATCCAGAGCTGGCTGCAAAGAATCACGCGAAGTGGAACGTCTTAGCTCGTACAGACGTAGCGGGATTCGCAGCAGTTCCAATTCATCCGGAGGCGAACTGTTCGGACTTGGAACACAGACTGATCGGATAAAGTTCAAGTCCCGGTAACCAAATTCGACACTCGGCTCGATCTGCGTTCCTTCTCCCCAATCATTCCATGTCGCGATTTGAACGATTGCAGCTTTGGAACCAATCGCCTTCGTGAAGGTCGATTTGAAAGTCTGACCTTTGTTATCGGGTAAGACAGGATATCCCTCGTTGATTCCAGCCTTTTTATAGATGTCATTGAATCGCGGAAAGGCCACCGGGATCGATCGCTCCCACGACTTCGATTCAGAAATGAAACGGTCAACCTGAGATAGGCCGACTTTTGGTGCAGGCCAACCGAACGCACCCGCGGCACCATCTCGACGATAGTCTTGGCTGAAGTAAAGGACAGGACTTTTTAGCCGATCCAGGCACGCTTTCCATTGGTCATCTGTCAATCCAGAATGGCCGAATGATAGGAGGACCGGCTTACCGTCTAACTTGACGTAGGCTCCCG
This genomic interval from Stieleria sp. JC731 contains the following:
- a CDS encoding glycoside hydrolase family 71/99-like protein, with the translated sequence MPFPTGALRTFLRRLTIVVFCWLFIAPNVSCAQSDHQLRKSPSTSVLVHYMPWFKAEPEDGRWGWHWTMNHFDPNVTVQERRQIAANHYPLIGPYDSGDEDVLEFHLLTMKLAGIDGVIVDWYGLSNYRDYAILHRNTTRLLQQCERLKMKFVICYEDQTIPALVDAKKIPPDGAVDHASEEINWLSQYWFKSGAYVKLDGKPVLLSFGHSGLTDDQWKACLDRLKSPVLYFSQDYRRDGAAGAFGWPAPKVGLSQVDRFISESKSWERSIPVAFPRFNDIYKKAGINEGYPVLPDNKGQTFKSTFTKAIGSKAAIVQIATWNDWGEGTQIEPSVEFGYRDLNFIRSVCVPSPNSSPPDELELLRIPLRLYELRRSTSRDSLQPALDELVTKIIAGDTPFVLKRLEELEKLTPRP
- the ilvA gene encoding threonine ammonia-lyase, biosynthetic gives rise to the protein MNPRLLDYLQRILNARVYDIAIESALDRATKLSARLGNHVWLKREDTQPVHSFKLRGAYNKMAHLTPQQLANGVICSSAGNHAQGVAMSAQRLGCEAHIVMPVTTPKLKSDAVRDLGGQVVLFGDSYSEAFAHAIELQKEHGYLFVHPFDDPDVIAGQGTIGMEILRQHQHPIHAVFVAIGGGGLISGVAAYIKAVRPEIKVIGVQMSDSDAMVQSVKAGQKVVLTDVGLFSDGTAVKAVGEETLQMASELVDDYVVVDTDAVCAAIKDAFEDTRSILEPAGAMGIAGLKQYAARHELHDETLIAITCGANMNFDRLRFVADRAEAGEEREALFAVTIPEQRGSLKRLCKTISERNVTEFSYRISDESEAHVLVGLSIKNRAEVDTICQALAEQDFATLSLADDDLSKEHLRYMVGGRSHRGGAERLYRFEFPERPGALMLFLSRMHSDWNISLFHYRNHGADYGRILVGIQIPDDDLKPFQEFLDQLGYRYTDETANPVYHLFLR
- a CDS encoding inorganic diphosphatase, translating into MTLRSTTIVHPWHGVSPGDEAPEIVNVIVEIPLGGNIKYELDKASGLLKVDRVLFSAVHYPANYGFIPGTFADDDDPLDVMVLCQEPVVPLALMQVRPIGLMTMIDEGRRDHKVIAVATKDAEYCDFRELDDLPHHRLDMVRRFFMDYKTLENKDVEVEGFSPASVAHQVINESIQGYRDKFLNK
- a CDS encoding GH39 family glycosyl hydrolase → MSATRFLLCTFTLYLSLGSYLPAADPFEVDVLVDAGESTGQLKPIWRFFGADEPNYATMKDGQKLLSDIGLLRPQEVFFRAHNLLTSGDGTPALKWGSTDVYSETEDGQPQYNWKIVDGIFDSYLQRGVRPYAQIGFMPRELSSKPEPYRHEWRPGMPYEQVFTGWSYPPKDYDKWSELVYQWVKHCVERYGREEVESWYWQTWNEANIGAPNRPGYFTGSNEEFHKLHDYAIAGVRRALPTARVGGPDSAGSGGRWTREFFEHCLSGTNYASGEVGTPLDFVSFHAKGAPQFVDGHIRMGISNQLRTIDDGFQIVASFPQLRSTPIVIGESDPEGCAACQGPMFSYRNGTVYSSYTAASFARKHDLADRHGVNLEGALSWSFTFEDQPYFAGFRQMASNGLALPVFNVMRMFSQMGEQRVKATSNHQLSLDEIMSSGVRGKADVGTIASLDQQRQQLSIMVWHYHDDDIDGADAAVTLQVSGLPMSIENAALSHYRVDEDHSNSYAEWRKMGSPVAPNSRQYNQLQTASMLTRLQGSPADVDVQQGNASLSFVLPRQGVSLVVLKW